A stretch of Clostridium formicaceticum DNA encodes these proteins:
- a CDS encoding DEAD/DEAH box helicase, translating into MKNIAFQDLNIEKNILKAIEEMGFEAPTPIQSQALPKLYGKKDIIGQAQTGTGKTAAFGIPMIEKVNPKDKSVQILILTPTRELSMQVADELRKFAKYLPEVKSLAIYGGQPIERQIKALKQGVQIVVGTPGRVIDHIRRKTLKLENVVGVVLDEADQMLDMGFLEDIETILDTTPKDRQTAMFSATMPREIENIGKKYLKNPEKIKVVHKELTVPKIAQYYFEVKNHEKLDALCRVLDMEESDLGMIFCRTKKGVDELVESLQSRGYSVEGLHGDLKQSQRDRVMKKFRDGIIDFLVATDVAARGIDVDDVELVINYDIPEDFEYYVHRIGRTGRAGRAGLAYTFVAGRQIRTLKALETYTKTKIRRKNIPTINDIAEKQRETIAKNIVSTIEKGGIAEYTNFVEKLSEDYSSIDIAAALLKLMINKNEEESIEAAEDVASGDTGAEPGMVRMFLNIGKKHGATPGNILGAITGESGIDGNMVGVIDIFDKFTFVEVPEKYANKVLKAMNKNRIKGRKINMEPANRR; encoded by the coding sequence ATGAAGAATATTGCATTTCAAGATTTAAACATTGAAAAAAACATTTTAAAAGCAATTGAAGAAATGGGTTTTGAAGCCCCTACCCCTATTCAATCGCAGGCTTTGCCCAAATTATATGGAAAAAAAGACATCATAGGCCAAGCACAAACAGGCACAGGAAAAACTGCTGCATTTGGCATACCTATGATTGAAAAGGTAAACCCAAAGGATAAATCCGTTCAGATATTAATACTAACCCCTACAAGAGAATTATCTATGCAGGTAGCTGATGAGCTTAGAAAATTTGCTAAATATCTGCCAGAGGTTAAGTCTTTAGCCATTTACGGGGGTCAACCAATAGAAAGACAGATTAAGGCGTTAAAACAAGGGGTGCAAATTGTTGTAGGTACTCCTGGAAGAGTAATCGACCATATTCGAAGAAAGACACTAAAATTAGAAAATGTTGTAGGTGTTGTCTTAGATGAAGCAGATCAAATGTTGGATATGGGTTTTTTAGAAGATATAGAAACCATACTAGATACAACACCAAAGGATCGCCAAACCGCCATGTTTTCTGCTACGATGCCTAGAGAAATAGAAAATATCGGCAAAAAATATTTAAAAAACCCTGAAAAAATAAAAGTAGTACACAAGGAACTAACTGTTCCTAAGATAGCTCAATATTATTTTGAAGTAAAAAATCATGAAAAACTAGATGCTTTATGTAGAGTTTTAGATATGGAAGAAAGTGACTTGGGCATGATTTTTTGCAGAACTAAAAAAGGCGTAGATGAGTTGGTGGAAAGTCTTCAGAGTAGAGGTTATTCTGTGGAAGGGCTCCACGGAGACTTAAAGCAAAGTCAAAGAGATCGTGTGATGAAGAAGTTTAGAGATGGCATCATTGACTTTTTAGTGGCTACAGATGTAGCAGCTAGAGGTATCGACGTAGATGATGTAGAATTGGTCATTAATTATGACATTCCTGAAGATTTTGAGTACTATGTTCATAGAATAGGTAGAACAGGAAGAGCTGGAAGGGCAGGTCTTGCTTATACCTTTGTTGCTGGAAGACAGATTAGAACCTTGAAAGCTTTAGAAACTTATACAAAAACAAAAATTAGAAGAAAAAATATACCTACGATAAATGACATTGCTGAAAAACAAAGGGAAACCATTGCCAAAAATATTGTTTCTACTATCGAAAAAGGCGGTATTGCGGAGTATACCAATTTTGTCGAAAAATTGTCAGAGGATTATAGTTCCATTGATATAGCGGCAGCTTTGTTAAAACTTATGATTAATAAAAATGAAGAAGAGTCTATAGAAGCAGCTGAAGATGTTGCCTCTGGAGATACAGGAGCAGAACCTGGTATGGTTAGAATGTTCCTGAACATAGGTAAGAAACATGGCGCTACCCCTGGAAATATTTTAGGTGCTATCACTGGTGAGTCAGGAATAGACGGAAATATGGTAGGCGTGATCGACATATTCGATAAATTTACTTTTGTTGAAGTACCTGAAAAATATGCAAATAAAGTTTTAAAGGCTATGAATAAGAACCGTATTAAAGGTAGAAAAATCAATATGGAGCCTGCAAATAGACGATAG